Genomic DNA from Streptomyces sp. AM 2-1-1:
CCGACGGCTGGGCGGGCCTCGCGGAACCCGCCCGCACCGCGCTGCTGGAGGCCGAGGTGGTGATCGGCGGCGGACGCCAGCTCGGTCTGCTGCCCGCCGTCTGCGCGGGCCGGCGGGTGGCGTGGCCCATCCCGCTGCGCCCCGCCGTCGGCGGACTGCTCGCCGCCCACCGGGGCAGCCGGATCGCGGTCCTGGCCAGCGGCGACCCGATGTTCTACGGGATCGGCCGGGCCCTCACCGAGGAACTCGGCGCCGGAGCGCTGCGCGTGCTGCCGCACCCCTCTTCGGTGGCGTACGCCTGCGCCCGGCTCGGCTGGCCCGCCGAGGAGACCGAGACCGTCACCCTGGTGGGCCGGCCCGCCGCCCGGCTGCTCGCCGCCCTGCACGACGGCCGCCGGCTCCTGGTGCTGAGCGCCGACGCCACTACCCCGGCGACGGTGGCCGCCCTGCTCGCGGAGCACGGCTTCGGCCCGAGCCGGCTCACCGTCCTCGAACAGCTCGGCTCCGCCGCCGAGTCCCGCCACGAGGGCACCGCCGAGGAGTGGGCCCACCCGGCGGGCGACCCGCTCAACCTCGTCGCCGTGGAGTGCCGGGCCACCCCGGACGCGCTCCGTCTCGGCCTCGTACCCGGGCTTCCCGACGCGGCGTACGAGCACGACGGGCAGCTCACCAAGCGCCACGTCCGCGCCGCCACCCTCGCCGCGCTGGCGCCCGCCCCCGGCGAACTGCTCTGGGACGTCGGCGGCGGTTCCGGGTCGATCGCCGTCGAGTGGATGCGCGCCCATCCGTCCTGCCGGGCGGTCACCGTCGAACGCGACGAGGCGCGCGCCGCCCGGATCGGGCGCAACGCCGACCGGCTCGGCGTGCCCGGTCTGCGGGTGGTGTCCGGCCGCGCCCCGCGCGCGCTCGCCGGCCTGCCCGCGCCGGACGCCGTCTTCATCGGCGGCGGGCTGACCGCCCCGGGGCTGATCGACGCCTGCTGGGAGGCGCTGCCCGCCGGGGGACGGCTGGTCGCCAACACCGTCACGCTGGAGTCGGAGGCGCTGCTCGCCGACCGCTACCGGCGCCACGGCGGCGAACTGGTCCGCCTCGCGGTGGCCCACGCCGTCCCGGTCGGCGGCTTCACCGGCTGGCGCCAGGCGATGCCCGTCACGCAGTGGTCCGTCCGCAAGCCCCACGACCTCCCGGGAGCGACCCCATGACCGTGTACTTCATCGGCGCAGGACCCGGCGCGGCCGACCTGATCACGGTGCGTGGCGCCCGTCTCCTCGCCGCCGCCCCGGTCTGCCTCTACGCGGGCAGCCTGGTGCCCCGTGAACTGCTCGCCGACTGCCCGCCGGACGCGCGGCTGATCGACACCCAGGGCCTGGACATCGAGCAGATCACCGCCGAACTGGTCCACGCCCACGCCGAGGGCCACGACGTCGCCCGGCTGCACTCCGGCGACCCGTCCGTCTTCAGCGCGGTCAACGAGCAGATGAAGCGGCTCGACGACGCCGGCGTGCCCTACGAAGTGGTGCCCGGGGTCCCCGCGTTCGCCGCCGCCGCGGCGGCGCTCAAGCGGGAGCTGACCGTACCGACGGTCGGTCAGACGGTCATCCTGACCCGGATCGCCCAGCGGGCCACCGCCATGCCGGAGGGCGAGGACCTCGCGACGCTCGGCCGGAGCGGTGCCCTGCTCGTGCTCCACCTCGCCGCCCGGTACGCGGACCGGGTGGTGGAGGAGCTGCTGCCGCACTACGGGGCCGACTGCCCGGCCGCCGTGGTGGCGATGGCCTCCCGGCCGGACGAGATCGTCCTGCGCGGCACCCTGGCGACGATCGCCGGCCAGGTGGAGGAGGCCGGGGTGATCCGTACGGCCGTCATCATGGTCGGGCGGACCCTGGGCGCGGAGCAGTTCCGCGACAGCCACCTCTACTCGCCGCACCGCGACCGCCCCACCTGCTGAGGAGGCCGCGGCCGGGGTTCAGCGGACCGCGCTGCGCCCGACCACCGTCCCGGCCCGGTCGACACAGATCACGTCCACCGCGACCGGGGCCCCGCGCAGGACCGCGAGCGCCTGGTCCCGGGCGGCCACCGCCACCAGATCGCCCAGCGGGACCCCGGCCGCCGCGCACGACTGGAGCGCGGCGAGCCCGGTGTTGGCGCTCGCCACCGCCGCGGCCAACTCCTCGTCCGCGCCGCCCTCCCGGGCCAGCCCGGCGAGGAACCCCTTGTCCACCTGGGAGCGCGCCGAGTGCAAGTCCAGGTGGCCCGCGGCGAGCTTCGACAGTTTGGCGAAACCGCCGCATACGGTGAGCCGGGGCACCGGATGACGGCGTACGTACTTGAGCACCGCCCCCGCGAAGTCGCCCATGTCCAGCAGGGCGATCTCCGGCAGGCCGTACTCCGCGACGACCGTCTTCTCCGAGGTCGAGCCGGTGCACCCGGCCACATGGGTCTGCCCGGCAGCCAGTGCCACGTCGACCCCGCGCCGGATCGAGTCGATCCACGCGGAGCAGGAGTACGGCACGACGACCCCGGTGGTGCCGAGGATGGAGAGGCCGCCGAGGATGCCGAGGCGACCGTTCCACGTGAAACGTGCGATCTCCTCGCCGTCGTCCACGGAGACCGTGACCTCCACGTCCCCGGTGCCGCCGTGCTCCGCCGCGACCCGGGCCACGTGGTCGCGCATCAGCTGCCGGGGCACCGGGTTGATGGCCGGTTCACCGACGTCCAGCGGCAGGCCGGGCAGGGTCACCGTGCCGACGCCGGGGCCCGCCCGGAACACCACGCCGGAGCCCGGCGGCAACGCCCGTACCGTCGCCCTGACCAGCGCCCCGTGGGTCACGTCCGGGTCGTCGCCGGCGTCCTTGACCACCCCGGCGGTCGCGGTGCCGTCCGCCAGCGACTCGACGGCGAGCGCGAAGGCGGGGGTCTGGCCCTTCGGCAGTGTGATGGTCACCGGGTCCGGGAACTCCCCGGTCAGCAGCGCGGTGTACGCGGCGGTGGTGGCCGCCGTCGCGCAGGCGCCGGTGGTCCATCCGGGCCGCAGACCGGTGTGCTTGAGTTGGGCCTCCCGGCCGCCCTCCGCCTCACCGGCCGTCCCCCCGTCCGCCCCGCCGCGGACTTCGCCGCTCGCCTCACTGCTCATGGAGAGACCCCCGGATGGTGCCGATGTCGCCGGTGAACACGCCCGCCCACGTCCTCGTGCTGGGCGGCACGACGGAGGCCCGACGGCTCGCGGAGGCGCTGGCCGCCGAGGCGCCGGACGGAGGCAGGG
This window encodes:
- the cobM gene encoding precorrin-4 C(11)-methyltransferase, producing the protein MTVYFIGAGPGAADLITVRGARLLAAAPVCLYAGSLVPRELLADCPPDARLIDTQGLDIEQITAELVHAHAEGHDVARLHSGDPSVFSAVNEQMKRLDDAGVPYEVVPGVPAFAAAAAALKRELTVPTVGQTVILTRIAQRATAMPEGEDLATLGRSGALLVLHLAARYADRVVEELLPHYGADCPAAVVAMASRPDEIVLRGTLATIAGQVEEAGVIRTAVIMVGRTLGAEQFRDSHLYSPHRDRPTC
- a CDS encoding cobalt-precorrin-5B (C(1))-methyltransferase → MSSEASGEVRGGADGGTAGEAEGGREAQLKHTGLRPGWTTGACATAATTAAYTALLTGEFPDPVTITLPKGQTPAFALAVESLADGTATAGVVKDAGDDPDVTHGALVRATVRALPPGSGVVFRAGPGVGTVTLPGLPLDVGEPAINPVPRQLMRDHVARVAAEHGGTGDVEVTVSVDDGEEIARFTWNGRLGILGGLSILGTTGVVVPYSCSAWIDSIRRGVDVALAAGQTHVAGCTGSTSEKTVVAEYGLPEIALLDMGDFAGAVLKYVRRHPVPRLTVCGGFAKLSKLAAGHLDLHSARSQVDKGFLAGLAREGGADEELAAAVASANTGLAALQSCAAAGVPLGDLVAVAARDQALAVLRGAPVAVDVICVDRAGTVVGRSAVR
- the cbiE gene encoding precorrin-6y C5,15-methyltransferase (decarboxylating) subunit CbiE, with product MSTAPPASPAPPPAPSPVAVVGIGADGWAGLAEPARTALLEAEVVIGGGRQLGLLPAVCAGRRVAWPIPLRPAVGGLLAAHRGSRIAVLASGDPMFYGIGRALTEELGAGALRVLPHPSSVAYACARLGWPAEETETVTLVGRPAARLLAALHDGRRLLVLSADATTPATVAALLAEHGFGPSRLTVLEQLGSAAESRHEGTAEEWAHPAGDPLNLVAVECRATPDALRLGLVPGLPDAAYEHDGQLTKRHVRAATLAALAPAPGELLWDVGGGSGSIAVEWMRAHPSCRAVTVERDEARAARIGRNADRLGVPGLRVVSGRAPRALAGLPAPDAVFIGGGLTAPGLIDACWEALPAGGRLVANTVTLESEALLADRYRRHGGELVRLAVAHAVPVGGFTGWRQAMPVTQWSVRKPHDLPGATP